The Candidatus Bathyarchaeota archaeon genome includes a window with the following:
- a CDS encoding aminopeptidase, whose translation MVTFHVSRQLLDPAIIVMREVLDVKPEERMLIITNPTPDVYLISQALFLAAQKYKAIPTLAVQSVKGSFDYAEPAIIGAIKSAPEIVLSISAQRLGKDREALANPYKASDGKSYHHIFDFLLYGEKKIRALWTPTITTKIFIKTIPIDYRELRARCGRILRMMTEAKEIHIKTELGTDLLIGVEGRKPFVDDGDFRVPGRGGNLPAGEVFISPQLGSSNGTLVFDGSIGLDKTLIIKQPITLKVKDGLVTHIEGGYEASILESFLRKAEKTPFELAKEGKLEKNKASEYAANARNLGEFGIGLNPRAEVIGNVLQDEKVLGTAHVALGENYDQDAPALIHCDGIIKKPTITLNGKTVMEKGQLLI comes from the coding sequence ATGGTAACCTTTCATGTTAGCAGACAACTCTTGGATCCTGCGATTATCGTAATGCGTGAGGTTCTAGATGTTAAGCCAGAGGAAAGAATGTTAATAATTACAAATCCAACTCCCGATGTCTACTTAATTTCTCAAGCACTTTTTCTCGCCGCCCAGAAATATAAAGCCATACCGACATTGGCGGTTCAATCAGTTAAAGGAAGCTTCGATTATGCTGAACCTGCGATTATTGGCGCAATAAAATCGGCTCCCGAAATCGTCTTGTCCATCAGTGCTCAACGATTAGGAAAGGATAGGGAAGCGTTGGCTAATCCCTACAAAGCATCCGATGGAAAGTCGTATCACCACATTTTTGATTTCCTTCTATACGGAGAGAAGAAGATCCGAGCCCTTTGGACACCAACTATAACCACTAAAATTTTCATCAAGACAATTCCGATTGATTACAGGGAGCTTCGCGCACGATGTGGAAGAATCCTTCGCATGATGACTGAAGCAAAAGAAATTCACATCAAGACCGAATTGGGCACTGATTTACTAATTGGGGTTGAAGGTAGAAAACCCTTCGTTGATGACGGCGACTTCCGCGTCCCCGGGCGAGGAGGCAACCTGCCGGCGGGAGAGGTGTTTATCTCCCCCCAACTTGGCTCCTCCAATGGCACCCTAGTCTTCGACGGCAGCATCGGCCTTGATAAGACCTTAATCATCAAGCAACCAATCACCCTTAAAGTGAAAGACGGTCTTGTTACCCATATTGAAGGCGGCTACGAAGCAAGTATCCTAGAAAGCTTCCTCAGGAAAGCGGAGAAAACACCCTTTGAATTAGCTAAGGAAGGAAAACTTGAGAAAAATAAGGCATCCGAATACGCGGCAAACGCCCGAAATCTTGGTGAATTCGGAATTGGATTAAATCCTAGGGCAGAGGTTATTGGCAATGTACTTCAAGACGAAAAAGTTCTCGGTACAGCTCATGTCGCGCTTGGCGAAAATTACGATCAAGATGCTCCAGCGCTAATCCACTGCGATGGGATCATCAAAAAGCCCACTATCACGCTTAACGGGAAAACAGTAATGGAAAAAGGGCAACTTCTGATATGA
- a CDS encoding CBS domain-containing protein codes for MKKFTIADVKASKIMTKNLITVSPQTTVENAVRKMVEHDVECLPVVDSEGILYGLLTFRDIVTKAVYSGVDVRRSKVEEIMAKDLVTCDLNSTLLDVVKKMKNKHLRRIPVVNDKNKLMGLITDFDLALFGWSFE; via the coding sequence ATGAAAAAGTTTACCATAGCAGACGTGAAAGCTAGCAAAATTATGACTAAAAATTTGATTACAGTTTCTCCCCAGACCACGGTAGAGAATGCTGTGAGGAAGATGGTTGAGCATGATGTCGAATGTCTTCCCGTCGTTGATTCAGAAGGAATCTTATATGGCTTACTTACTTTTAGAGATATAGTGACGAAGGCTGTCTATTCGGGAGTTGATGTGAGAAGGTCAAAGGTTGAGGAAATAATGGCTAAGGATTTAGTGACTTGCGACCTTAATTCTACGCTTCTCGACGTTGTGAAAAAAATGAAGAACAAACATCTCAGGCGCATTCCAGTTGTAAACGATAAAAATAAGCTCATGGGATTGATTACTGATTTCGACTTGGCACTGTTTGGATGGAGCTTCGAATAG